One window from the genome of Amaranthus tricolor cultivar Red isolate AtriRed21 chromosome 9, ASM2621246v1, whole genome shotgun sequence encodes:
- the LOC130824155 gene encoding accelerated cell death 11-like, with translation MAQDGREKPLQKISEAFKDLATTINSQHSDLEIAPFSHACSLVSPLFSCLGIAFKFAEMDYVAKVNDLAETSKSIATLKIMIDQDIQAKTVRKQGSHTRNLLRVKRGLDMVKVLFEQIIATEGNLLKDAASTSYTQVFAPYHGWVIRKAVAAGMYALPTRSQLMLKLNEDDNSARVQMENYIATSEVVIGYIEKLFNSNELGLDW, from the exons ATGGCGCAGGATGGGAGAGAAAAGCCGTTGCAGAAGATCTCTGAAGCATTCAAAGATCTAGCCACCACTATCAATTCCCAGCATTCTGACCTTGAGATTGCCCCGTTTTCCCATGCTTGCTCTCTTGTCTCCCCTTTATTTAGTTGTCTGGGCATAGCATTTAAGTTTGCGGAGATGGACTACGTAGCCAAG GTTAATGATCTTGCGGAAACCTCCAAGTCGATTGCAACACTAAAAATaatgattgatcaagatattcAAGCAAAGACCGTGAGGAAACAAGGAAGCCATACGAGAAATCTTCTGAGAGTAAAGCGTGGTCTTGATATGGTCAAAGTACTTTTCGAGCAAATCATTGCGACTGA GGGTAATTTGTTGAAGGATGCAGCTTCGACTTCTTATACCCAAGTATTTGCTCCATATCATGGATGGGTCATAAGAAAAGCTGTTGCTGCCGGGATGTACGCATTGCCTACCAGGTCTCAGTTGATGCTGAAGCTGAATGAGGATG ACAATTCTGCACGGGTCCAAATGGAAAACTATATAGCAACATCCGAAGTTGTAATTGGATACATCGAGAAGCTATTTAACTCGAATGAGCTAGGTTTAGATTGGTGA